One window of the Pseudomonas sihuiensis genome contains the following:
- the tolB gene encoding Tol-Pal system beta propeller repeat protein TolB, translated as MNNLIRIALLGLVMLVGSVQAADPLVISQGADRATPIAVVPFGWQGGSVLPEDMSQIIGNDLRNSGYFEPIPRQNMISLPTQASEVIYRDWKALGAQYVLVGNIVPNGGRLQIQYALFNVSTEQQVMTGNVGGGTDQLRDMAHHIADQSFEKLTGVKGAFSTRLLYVTAERMGTNNTRYTLQRSDYDGARAVTLLQSREPILSPSFAPDGRRIAYVSFEQRRPRIFVQHIDTGRREQITNFEGLNGAPAWSPDGNRLAFVLSRDGNPEIYVMDMGSRQMRRITNHYAIDTEPFWGKDGQTLYFTSDRAGRPQIYKTNINSGAVERVTFVGNYNANPKLSADEKTLVMIHRQDGFTVFKVAAQDLETNRLRILSDTSLDESPTVAPNGTMLIYATRQQGRGVLMLASTNGRVRLPLPTAQGEVREPSWSPYLN; from the coding sequence GTGAACAACCTGATTCGTATCGCCCTGTTGGGGCTGGTCATGCTGGTCGGTAGCGTCCAGGCGGCCGACCCGCTGGTGATCTCCCAGGGCGCTGACCGCGCCACACCCATTGCTGTCGTGCCGTTCGGCTGGCAGGGTGGTTCGGTGCTGCCTGAAGACATGTCGCAGATCATCGGCAACGACCTGCGCAACTCCGGCTACTTCGAACCGATCCCGCGGCAGAACATGATCAGCCTGCCGACCCAGGCCAGCGAAGTCATCTACCGCGACTGGAAAGCGCTCGGCGCCCAATACGTGCTGGTCGGCAATATCGTGCCCAATGGTGGCCGCTTGCAGATTCAGTATGCGCTGTTCAACGTCAGTACCGAGCAGCAGGTCATGACCGGCAATGTCGGTGGTGGCACCGATCAGTTGCGCGATATGGCTCACCATATCGCCGACCAGTCGTTCGAGAAGCTCACCGGCGTCAAGGGGGCATTCTCCACGCGCCTGCTGTACGTCACTGCCGAGCGCATGGGCACCAACAACACCCGTTACACCCTGCAGCGCTCCGACTACGACGGTGCCCGTGCGGTGACCCTGCTGCAATCACGCGAGCCGATCCTCTCGCCGTCTTTCGCGCCGGATGGCCGCCGTATCGCTTACGTGTCGTTCGAGCAGCGTCGCCCGCGCATTTTCGTACAGCACATCGACACCGGGCGTCGTGAGCAGATCACCAACTTCGAAGGCCTCAATGGCGCGCCGGCCTGGTCGCCGGATGGCAATCGCCTGGCCTTCGTGCTGTCGCGCGATGGCAACCCGGAAATCTACGTGATGGATATGGGCAGCCGGCAGATGCGGCGCATTACCAACCATTACGCCATCGATACCGAACCCTTCTGGGGTAAGGATGGTCAGACCCTTTACTTCACCTCGGATCGTGCGGGTCGTCCGCAGATCTATAAGACCAACATCAATAGCGGGGCTGTGGAGCGAGTGACCTTCGTCGGTAACTACAACGCCAACCCGAAATTGTCGGCTGATGAGAAGACCCTGGTGATGATTCATCGTCAGGATGGCTTCACCGTGTTCAAGGTGGCTGCACAGGATCTGGAAACCAACCGTTTGCGCATACTTTCAGACACAAGTTTGGATGAGTCGCCCACTGTTGCGCCCAATGGCACCATGCTAATCTACGCCACCCGCCAGCAGGGCCGGGGAGTCTTGATGTTGGCGTCCACCAATGGACGCGTGAGGCTCCCTCTTCCTACCGCTCAAGGCGAAGTTCGAGAGCCTTCTTGGTCCCCTTACCTGAACTGA
- the pal gene encoding peptidoglycan-associated lipoprotein Pal, which translates to MEMLKFGKFAALSLALAVAVGCSSKGGDAAGEGAVDPNAGYGANTGAVDGSLSEEAALRAITTFYFEYDSSDLKAEAMRALDVHAKDLKGNGARVVLEGHADERGTREYNMALGERRAKAVQRYLVLQGVSPAQLELVSYGEERPVATGNDEQSWAQNRRVELRK; encoded by the coding sequence ATGGAAATGCTGAAATTCGGTAAGTTCGCTGCACTGTCCCTGGCTCTCGCCGTTGCTGTAGGTTGCTCCTCCAAAGGCGGCGACGCTGCTGGTGAAGGCGCAGTTGACCCGAACGCTGGCTACGGTGCCAACACTGGCGCTGTTGATGGCAGCCTGAGCGAAGAAGCTGCTCTGCGCGCTATCACCACCTTCTACTTCGAGTACGACAGCTCCGACCTGAAGGCCGAAGCTATGCGCGCTCTGGACGTACACGCCAAGGACCTGAAAGGCAACGGCGCTCGCGTCGTTCTGGAAGGCCACGCTGACGAGCGCGGTACCCGTGAGTACAACATGGCTCTGGGCGAGCGTCGTGCCAAGGCCGTTCAACGCTACCTGGTTCTGCAGGGCGTTTCCCCGGCTCAGCTGGAACTGGTTTCCTACGGCGAAGAGCGTCCGGTTGCCACTGGCAACGACGAGCAGTCCTGGGCTCAGAACCGTCGCGTAGAGCTGCGTAAGTAA
- the ybgF gene encoding tol-pal system protein YbgF, whose translation MRDCRRILTLLALALPLAAMAEVPVLESSSMQQGSSYPPAGYGTAGTYAGAGAQAPASAQGMLFNQLEQMQQEIAQLRGMVEEQQNEIQRLKQEGLERYQDLDQRISSGAAAGGAPAQNSADGAVNANGTPTPPAAQQQASAEPGDPAKEKLYYDAAFDLIKAKDFDKASQAFSAFLNRYPNSQYAGNAQYWLGEVNLAKGDLQAAGQAFAKVSQAYPSHPKVPDSLFKLADVERRLGHNDKARGILQQVIAQYPGSSAAQLAQRDLQRL comes from the coding sequence ATGCGAGATTGCCGCCGTATCCTGACCCTTCTGGCACTCGCCTTGCCGCTTGCGGCGATGGCGGAGGTTCCCGTACTGGAAAGCAGCTCCATGCAACAGGGCAGCAGCTATCCACCGGCGGGTTATGGTACGGCCGGCACCTACGCCGGAGCGGGTGCGCAAGCACCCGCTTCTGCGCAGGGTATGCTGTTCAATCAGCTCGAGCAGATGCAGCAGGAAATTGCGCAACTGCGTGGCATGGTCGAAGAGCAGCAGAATGAAATCCAGCGCCTCAAGCAGGAAGGCCTGGAGCGTTACCAGGATCTGGACCAACGCATTTCCTCTGGCGCCGCTGCCGGTGGAGCTCCCGCACAGAATTCAGCCGATGGCGCGGTAAACGCCAATGGGACCCCGACGCCACCTGCCGCACAGCAGCAGGCCAGCGCCGAGCCGGGTGATCCGGCCAAGGAAAAACTCTATTACGACGCTGCCTTCGACCTGATCAAGGCCAAGGACTTCGACAAGGCGTCGCAGGCGTTCAGCGCCTTTCTCAATCGTTATCCCAACAGCCAGTACGCGGGTAACGCGCAGTATTGGCTGGGCGAAGTGAATCTGGCCAAGGGTGATCTGCAAGCAGCCGGTCAAGCCTTTGCCAAGGTCAGCCAGGCCTATCCGAGCCACCCCAAGGTGCCGGATTCGCTGTTCAAGCTGGCCGATGTCGAACGTCGCCTGGGTCACAACGACAAGGCCCGTGGCATCCTTCAGCAAGTCATCGCGCAGTACCCGGGTAGCTCGGCCGCCCAACTGGCCCAGCGCGATCTGCAGCGGCTGTAA